The Arachis ipaensis cultivar K30076 chromosome B07, Araip1.1, whole genome shotgun sequence genome includes a window with the following:
- the LOC107609033 gene encoding endoglucanase 11-like: protein MKKKTCCLRKECIASFLIILMKTTFFFPCEAFNYGEALSKSLLYFESQRSGRLPYNQRVTWRHHSGLTDGLEQGVDLVGGYYDAGDNVKFGLPMAFTVTMLSWGAMEYGEQLAGAGEYVHALEAIKWGTDYFIKAHTHPNVLWVEVGDGDTDHYCWQRPEDMTTSRRAYKVDANNPGSDVAGETAAALAAASIVFRRTNPHYSQLLLHHAKQLFEFGEKYKGKYDESVGVAKGYYASVSGYMDELLWAAIWLYSATQKEQYFMYFLDNAKHFGGTTWFITEFSWDVKYAGLQAIASMLLMEEKHKKHELILEEYRSKVEHYLCACLGLNQDNNTNVDRTPGGLLYIRQWNNMQYVSTATFLLTVYSDHLLAVDQKLTCPKGVVGPNNLLTFAKSQVDYILGSNPTGMSYLVGYGTSFPVRVHHRGASIESYRGNKGFIGCTQGYDNWYGRHDPNPNILVGALVGGPDIKDNFKDERSNYMQTEACTYNTAPLVGVFARLHGSQTHFHHNYNDTFLVASS, encoded by the exons atgaagaaaaaaaCATGCTGTCTAAGAAAAGAATGCATTGCTTCGTTCCTAATAATATTAATGAAGACAACATTCTTCTTCCCTTGTGAGGCATTCAACTATGGCGAAGCCTTGTCAAAGAGCCTTCTCTACTTCGAGTCACAGCGTTCAGGTCGCTTACCTTACAATCAAAGGGTCACTTGGCGCCACCATTCTGGTCTCACCGATGGTCTTGAACAAGGG GTGGACTTAGTTGGAGGATACTATGATGCTGGGGACAATGTTAAATTTGGGTTACCCATGGCTTTCACCGTGACAATGCTCTCATGGGGTGCCATGGAATACGGCGAACAGCTCGCCGGTGCCGGCGAGTATGTTCACGCGCTTGAAGCCATCAAGTGGGGGACTGATTATTTCATCAAGGCTCATACTCACCCAAATGTCCTCTGGGTTGAG GTGGGTGATGGAGACACCGATCACTATTGTTGGCAGCGGCCGGAGGACATGACAACATCACGGCGAGCTTATAAGGTTGATGCAAACAACCCCGGCTCGGATGTTGCTGGCGAAACGGCGGCGGCATTGGCGGCGGCTTCCATTGTGTTTAGGAGAACAAACCCACACTATTCTCAACTACTTTTGCATCATGCAAAACAG TTGTTTGAGTTTGGTGAGAAGTACAAGGGGAAATATGATGAGAGTGTTGGAGTGGCAAAAGGGTATTATGCTTCAGTTAGTGGGTACATGGATGAGTTGCTTTGGGCAGCAATTTGGCTATATAGCGCCACACAAAAGGAACAATATTTCATGTATTTCTTGGACAATGCCAAACACTTTGGTGGGACCACTTGGTTCATCACTGAATTCAGCTGGGATGTAAAGTATGCTGGTCTTCAAGCCATTGCTTCCATG CTCTTAATGGAAGAAAAGCATAAGAAACATGAATTGATACTCGAAGAGTATCGATCAAAGGTAGAGCACTACCTTTGTGCATGTCTTGGCCTCAACCAAGACAACAACACTAACGTAGACCGCACCCCGGGCGGTCTACTATACATCCGCCAATGGAACAACATGCAATACGTATCGACGGCCACATTTCTTCTAACAGTTTACTCTGATCATCTTCTAGCCGTAGATCAAAAGCTGACGTGTCCAAAAGGAGTAGTGGGTCCCAACAATCTCTTAACATTTGCAAAATCACAAGTTGATTACATCTTGGGTTCGAATCCAACGGGTATGAGCTACTTGGTAGGGTACGGTACAAGTTTTCCAGTGAGGGTGCACCATAGGGGTGCATCCATTGAATCATATAGAGGGAACAAGGGTTTTATAGGGTGCACTCAAGGGTATGATAATTGGTATGGAAGGCATGATCCTAACCCTAACATTCTTGTTGGGGCCCTTGTTGGGGGCCCAGATATCAAAGACAATTTCAAAGATGAGAGATCCAATTACATGCAAACTGAGGCATGTACCTATAACACTGCACCACTAGTAGGGGTTTTTGCAAGGTTGCATGGATCACAAACTCATTTTCATCACAATTACAATGATACCTTTCTGGTAGCATCTAGTTAA